From one Comamonas piscis genomic stretch:
- a CDS encoding GMP reductase: MEIFDYDNILLLPRKCRVESRSECDASVVLGNRTFRLPVVPANMKTVLDEKICKFLAQHGYFYVMHRFDIDNLAFTKAMQSQGLFASISLGVKQADYEVVDRFVADDICPEYITIDIAHGHADSVKNMIGYLKEKLPEAFVIAGNVATPEAVIDLENWGADATKVGVGPGKVCITKLKTGFGTGGWQLSALKWCARVATKPIIADGGIRSHGDIAKSIRFGATMVMIGSLFAGHEESPGKTVELDGELFKEYYGSASDFNKGEYKHVEGKRILEPIKGKLQDTLTEMEQDVQSSISYAGGKHLMDIRKVNYVILGGDNAGEHLLM, from the coding sequence ATGGAAATCTTCGACTACGACAACATTCTTTTGCTGCCCCGCAAGTGCCGCGTGGAAAGCCGCTCTGAATGTGACGCCAGCGTCGTGCTCGGCAACCGCACTTTCCGCCTGCCGGTGGTGCCTGCCAACATGAAGACCGTGCTGGACGAGAAGATCTGCAAGTTTTTGGCGCAACACGGCTACTTCTATGTGATGCACCGCTTTGACATCGACAACCTGGCCTTCACCAAGGCCATGCAGTCGCAAGGCCTGTTCGCATCGATCTCGCTGGGTGTCAAGCAGGCCGACTACGAAGTGGTGGACCGCTTTGTGGCCGACGACATCTGCCCCGAATACATCACCATCGACATCGCCCATGGCCATGCCGACAGCGTGAAGAACATGATCGGCTACCTCAAGGAAAAGCTGCCAGAAGCCTTTGTGATCGCTGGCAATGTGGCCACCCCCGAGGCGGTGATTGACCTGGAAAACTGGGGCGCCGATGCCACCAAGGTGGGCGTGGGCCCGGGCAAGGTCTGCATCACCAAGCTCAAGACCGGCTTTGGCACCGGCGGCTGGCAGCTGTCGGCGCTCAAGTGGTGCGCACGCGTCGCTACCAAGCCCATCATTGCCGACGGCGGCATCCGCAGCCATGGCGACATTGCCAAGAGCATCCGCTTTGGCGCCACGATGGTGATGATCGGCTCGCTGTTTGCAGGCCATGAAGAGTCGCCCGGCAAGACCGTCGAGCTCGACGGCGAGCTGTTCAAGGAATACTACGGCTCGGCCAGCGACTTCAACAAGGGCGAGTACAAGCACGTCGAGGGCAAGCGCATCCTTGAACCCATCAAGGGCAAGCTGCAGGATACGCTGACCGAGATGGAGCAGGATGTGCAATCCTCCATCAGCTACGCAGGCGGCAAGCACCTGATGGATATCCGCAAGGTGAACTATGTGATCCTGGGCGGTGACAACGCCGGCGAACACCTGTTGATGTAA
- a CDS encoding ZIP family metal transporter encodes MTLIAIVLATLAAGLGSVWVAAALMRTGIGSQGSRFGAQHLLSLAAGALLATAFVHLLPEAFESQINPKALFVVLLLGLVFFFLLDKAELWHHGHEHRHAPPEERGHAHGDPADATHADGQHGHAHHHHGHTHSNNAGRWSLLTGDSVHCFGDGILIASAFMADMWLGIVAAISVLAHEVPHHMGDLVVLSGNGGRSQSKIALLKLSLAGAVTALGGIVGYFLVSSLSAFLPYFLAVASSSFIYVALADLIPQLQRQLSAKQTVQQVVWLAVGMIVVSAVSTWAHGDHEHGHAHESTEQHEGHSDHDGHKH; translated from the coding sequence ATGACTTTGATAGCGATTGTGCTGGCGACCTTGGCCGCTGGTTTGGGCAGCGTCTGGGTGGCCGCTGCGCTGATGCGCACCGGCATTGGCAGCCAGGGCAGCCGTTTTGGTGCCCAGCACCTGCTGAGCCTGGCCGCTGGCGCCTTGCTTGCCACTGCCTTTGTGCATTTGCTGCCCGAGGCTTTTGAGAGCCAGATCAACCCCAAGGCACTGTTTGTGGTGCTGTTGCTGGGGCTTGTATTTTTCTTTTTGCTGGACAAGGCCGAGCTCTGGCACCACGGCCATGAGCACCGCCATGCGCCGCCCGAAGAGCGTGGCCATGCCCATGGCGACCCTGCGGATGCTACGCATGCCGATGGCCAACATGGCCATGCCCACCACCACCACGGTCACACGCACAGCAACAACGCAGGCCGCTGGTCACTGCTGACCGGCGACAGCGTGCATTGCTTTGGCGACGGCATCTTGATTGCTTCGGCCTTCATGGCCGATATGTGGCTGGGCATTGTGGCGGCCATCTCGGTGCTGGCCCATGAGGTGCCGCACCACATGGGTGACCTGGTGGTGCTGTCGGGCAATGGCGGCCGCAGCCAAAGCAAGATTGCGCTGCTCAAGCTGTCGCTGGCCGGCGCAGTCACCGCCCTGGGCGGCATCGTGGGCTATTTTCTGGTCAGCTCCTTGTCTGCATTTCTGCCGTACTTTCTGGCCGTTGCGTCAAGCAGCTTTATCTATGTGGCACTGGCCGATCTGATTCCTCAGCTGCAGCGCCAGCTGTCGGCCAAGCAGACGGTGCAGCAGGTGGTCTGGCTGGCAGTGGGCATGATTGTCGTCAGCGCGGTCAGCACCTGGGCGCATGGCGACCATGAGCATGGCCATGCGCATGAAAGCACAGAGCAGCATGAAGGCCATAGTGACCACGACGGCCACAAGCACTGA
- a CDS encoding BPSS1780 family membrane protein: MKLRIATARQGVTWVQDGFKTFKTQALALTSLFFLSMMVMSLIGAIPIAGTFIALALLPVSTLCMMIGAALAAQGTRPTLPVVLAALRVDKERRNSFVVLGVFYALSFLLVLGFSALFDGGQFARLNLMGGEITREIVEQPAFQQAMFATMLLYIPLSLLFWHAPGLIYWHKVPAIKAVFFSLIACSRNIGAFTMFGLAWMAVGIGFGIAMALLSALLGTLLGAWAAAAIAIAGSVMLAAMFLSSVVFSFRDCFEAPEQSDSVAL, encoded by the coding sequence ATGAAACTTCGTATCGCCACTGCCCGCCAGGGTGTGACCTGGGTGCAAGACGGCTTCAAAACCTTCAAGACACAGGCCCTGGCCCTGACCTCGCTGTTCTTTCTATCGATGATGGTGATGTCCCTGATCGGGGCCATCCCGATTGCCGGCACCTTTATCGCACTGGCCTTGTTGCCGGTATCCACCTTGTGCATGATGATTGGCGCCGCCTTGGCCGCGCAGGGCACGCGCCCCACTCTGCCAGTGGTGCTGGCCGCGCTGCGGGTAGACAAGGAACGCCGCAATTCCTTCGTCGTGCTGGGCGTCTTCTATGCACTGTCGTTCTTGCTGGTGCTGGGCTTTTCCGCGCTGTTTGACGGCGGCCAGTTCGCCCGCCTCAACCTGATGGGCGGCGAGATCACCCGCGAGATCGTCGAGCAGCCCGCCTTCCAGCAGGCCATGTTCGCGACCATGCTGCTCTACATTCCGCTGTCCTTGCTGTTCTGGCATGCGCCTGGCCTCATCTACTGGCACAAGGTGCCCGCCATCAAGGCAGTGTTCTTCAGCCTGATTGCCTGCAGCCGCAATATCGGCGCCTTCACGATGTTTGGCCTCGCCTGGATGGCCGTCGGCATCGGCTTTGGCATTGCGATGGCGCTGCTGTCTGCCTTGCTGGGCACCCTGCTGGGCGCCTGGGCGGCGGCAGCGATTGCCATTGCCGGCTCGGTGATGCTGGCCGCGATGTTCCTCAGCTCGGTGGTGTTCAGCTTTCGCGATTGCTTTGAGGCACCGGAACAGAGCGACAGCGTCGCGCTCTGA
- a CDS encoding LytR/AlgR family response regulator transcription factor: MRVLIVDDETLARSRLRRLLVEMTPAPSAVHEAANVPEALRALASAAELGQAFDVLLLDIHMPGPSGMDMARQLQALQPGPAVVFVTAHPEHALNAFEVNAADYLTKPVRRERLAAALHKVALVAQAQALRQTPAQPDPEPDADSLLITDRGRSERVRLADVLYFKSELKYVTVRTASHEYLWSGSLNDLETRFAKRYLRVHRNALVAPGAIRCLEKAYEVDDSDGWQLRLFGIADVLLVSRRQLPVVRALLANKSHLRASD; this comes from the coding sequence ATGCGAGTATTGATTGTGGATGATGAAACCCTGGCCCGAAGCCGGCTGCGGCGCTTGCTGGTCGAGATGACCCCGGCACCCAGCGCCGTGCATGAGGCCGCCAATGTGCCCGAGGCACTGCGTGCCCTGGCCAGCGCGGCGGAGCTGGGCCAGGCCTTTGATGTGCTGCTGCTCGACATCCACATGCCCGGCCCCAGCGGCATGGACATGGCGCGCCAGTTGCAGGCCTTGCAGCCCGGCCCGGCCGTGGTGTTTGTCACCGCCCACCCCGAGCATGCGCTGAACGCCTTTGAAGTGAATGCCGCGGACTACCTGACCAAGCCGGTACGGCGCGAGCGCCTGGCTGCCGCGCTGCACAAAGTGGCCCTGGTCGCCCAGGCCCAGGCCTTGCGCCAGACACCCGCCCAGCCCGATCCCGAGCCGGATGCCGACAGCTTGCTGATCACCGACCGGGGCCGAAGCGAGCGGGTGCGCCTGGCCGACGTGCTGTACTTCAAATCCGAGTTGAAATATGTGACGGTGCGCACCGCCAGCCATGAATACCTGTGGTCCGGCAGCCTCAATGACCTGGAAACGCGTTTTGCCAAGCGCTACTTGCGCGTGCACCGCAATGCGCTGGTGGCGCCGGGGGCGATACGCTGCCTGGAAAAGGCCTACGAGGTTGACGATAGCGATGGCTGGCAGCTGCGCTTGTTCGGCATTGCCGATGTGCTGCTCGTATCGCGCCGCCAGTTACCGGTGGTGCGGGCCTTGCTGGCCAACAAGAGCCACCTGCGCGCCAGCGATTGA
- the polA gene encoding DNA polymerase I encodes MRNPPTLVLVDGSSYLYRAYHAMPDLRAVPGDSASPATGAIRGMINMMQALRKDIQAEYAVCVFDASGPTFRDELYTEYKATRSPMPDDLRSQIAPIHEVVQLLGWKILAVPGVEADDVIATLAQMASQQGIQVIVSSGDKDLSQLVNEHVTIIDTMNGKRRDVAGVTAEFGVPPTQMVEYQALVGDTVDNVPGVSKVGPKTAAKWLEEHGSLDQLIAKADTIKGVAGQNLRDAIASGQLALSRQLVTMKTDCALGDYIQGLPAFDGITLGEPDATGLAPFYEQYGFKGLARSLGSAAAAPAAKKAAGDSPAGQAGLFDSDDAAATEVAIEAQQRDVVYHTILTEADLDAWLTKLQMAELTALDTETDSLDEMLARIVGISFSVQVGEAAYVPLRHEGLDVPEQLPLDLVLAKLKPWLEDASKKKLGQHVKYDQHVLANHGIRVQGYAHDTMLQSYVLEADRPHNLGSLALRHTGRKGISYEDLCGKGKGQIPFAQVPVDKAAAYSCEDSDQTLDVHRVLWPRIEANAGLAHIYALEMQTSEALFRIERNGVRIDAPELARQSNDLGRRILALEAEAYEIAGQQFNLSSPKQLGEIFFDKLGLPVVKKTATGARSTDEEVLEKLAEDYPLPAKILEHRSLSKLKGTYTDKLAQMALPSDGRVHTHYAQAVAVTGRLSSNDPNLQNIPVRTAEGRRIREAFVAPEGKLIASADYSQIELRIMAHLSGDEALLNAFRDGLDVHRATAAEVFGVAVDQVSSEQRRYAKVINFGLIYGMSSFGLAKNLGIETKAAAAYIDKYFQRYPGVKRYMDQTVELAHTQGYVETVFGRRLVLPEINGGNGPRKKAAERAAINAPMQGTAADLIKKAMVAVQAKLDAEKPDVLVIMQVHDELVFELPATEQDWVRSEIPAIMAGVADLAVPLLAEIGFGPNWEKAH; translated from the coding sequence ATGCGTAATCCTCCTACTTTAGTGCTGGTGGACGGTTCCAGCTATCTGTACCGTGCCTACCATGCCATGCCCGACCTCCGTGCGGTTCCCGGCGACTCTGCCAGTCCGGCTACCGGAGCCATCCGGGGCATGATCAATATGATGCAGGCGTTGCGCAAAGACATACAGGCTGAGTACGCGGTCTGTGTTTTCGACGCCAGCGGCCCGACCTTCCGCGACGAACTCTATACCGAATACAAGGCCACCCGCTCGCCGATGCCCGACGACCTGCGCTCGCAGATCGCCCCCATCCACGAGGTGGTGCAGCTGCTGGGCTGGAAGATCCTGGCCGTGCCCGGCGTCGAGGCTGACGACGTCATCGCCACCCTGGCGCAAATGGCTTCGCAGCAGGGTATCCAGGTCATCGTCTCCAGCGGCGACAAGGATTTGAGCCAGCTGGTCAACGAGCATGTGACCATCATCGACACGATGAATGGCAAGCGCCGCGATGTTGCCGGGGTCACCGCCGAGTTTGGCGTGCCTCCGACGCAGATGGTCGAGTACCAGGCCCTCGTGGGCGATACCGTGGACAACGTGCCCGGCGTCAGCAAGGTGGGCCCCAAGACCGCTGCCAAGTGGCTGGAGGAGCATGGCTCGCTGGACCAGTTGATTGCCAAAGCCGACACGATCAAGGGCGTTGCCGGTCAGAACCTGCGTGATGCGATCGCCAGCGGCCAGCTGGCGCTGAGCCGCCAGTTGGTGACGATGAAGACCGACTGCGCGCTGGGCGACTACATCCAGGGCCTGCCCGCCTTCGATGGCATCACCCTGGGCGAGCCCGATGCCACTGGCCTGGCCCCGTTCTATGAGCAATATGGCTTCAAGGGCTTGGCGCGGTCGCTGGGTTCGGCCGCTGCTGCACCTGCAGCCAAAAAGGCGGCAGGCGACAGCCCAGCCGGCCAGGCGGGGCTGTTTGACAGCGATGATGCTGCTGCGACCGAGGTCGCCATCGAGGCCCAGCAGCGCGATGTGGTCTACCACACGATCTTGACCGAGGCTGATCTAGATGCCTGGCTGACCAAGCTGCAAATGGCAGAGCTGACCGCGCTGGACACCGAAACCGATTCGCTCGACGAGATGCTGGCCCGCATTGTCGGCATCTCCTTCAGCGTGCAAGTGGGCGAGGCGGCCTATGTGCCACTGCGCCATGAAGGCCTGGATGTGCCCGAGCAACTGCCTTTGGACCTGGTGCTGGCCAAGCTCAAGCCCTGGCTGGAAGACGCCAGCAAAAAGAAGCTCGGCCAACACGTCAAATACGACCAGCATGTGCTGGCCAACCACGGCATCCGCGTGCAAGGCTATGCGCATGACACCATGCTGCAGTCCTATGTGCTGGAGGCCGACCGCCCCCACAACCTGGGCAGCCTGGCGCTGCGCCACACCGGCCGCAAGGGCATCAGCTACGAAGACCTCTGCGGCAAGGGCAAGGGCCAGATCCCGTTTGCCCAGGTGCCGGTAGACAAAGCCGCCGCCTACAGCTGCGAAGACTCGGACCAGACCCTGGATGTGCACCGCGTGCTGTGGCCGCGCATCGAGGCCAACGCCGGCCTGGCGCATATCTATGCGTTGGAGATGCAGACCAGCGAGGCGCTGTTCCGCATTGAGCGCAATGGCGTGCGCATTGATGCGCCTGAGCTGGCGCGACAGAGCAACGACCTGGGACGGCGCATTCTGGCGCTGGAGGCAGAGGCCTATGAGATCGCCGGCCAGCAGTTCAACCTGAGCAGCCCCAAGCAGCTCGGCGAGATCTTTTTTGACAAGCTGGGCCTGCCGGTGGTGAAGAAAACTGCCACTGGCGCGCGCAGCACCGACGAAGAAGTGCTGGAAAAGCTGGCCGAGGACTACCCGCTGCCGGCCAAGATCCTGGAGCACCGCTCGCTGTCCAAGCTCAAAGGCACCTATACCGACAAGCTCGCGCAGATGGCCTTGCCCAGCGATGGGCGCGTGCATACCCACTATGCGCAGGCGGTGGCCGTCACCGGCCGCTTGTCCAGCAACGACCCCAACCTGCAGAACATCCCCGTGCGCACCGCCGAAGGCCGCCGCATCCGCGAGGCCTTTGTCGCGCCCGAGGGCAAGCTGATTGCCAGTGCCGATTACTCGCAGATCGAGCTGCGCATCATGGCCCACCTCTCGGGCGACGAGGCACTGCTGAACGCCTTCCGTGACGGGCTGGATGTTCACCGTGCCACCGCCGCCGAGGTGTTTGGCGTGGCGGTGGACCAGGTCAGCAGCGAGCAGCGCCGCTATGCCAAGGTCATCAACTTCGGTTTGATCTACGGCATGAGCAGCTTTGGCCTGGCCAAGAACTTGGGCATCGAGACCAAGGCCGCTGCCGCCTATATCGACAAGTACTTCCAGCGCTACCCCGGCGTCAAGCGCTATATGGACCAGACCGTGGAGCTGGCCCACACGCAAGGCTATGTCGAGACGGTGTTTGGTCGCCGCCTGGTGCTGCCCGAGATCAATGGCGGCAACGGCCCGCGCAAGAAAGCGGCCGAGCGGGCCGCCATCAATGCCCCCATGCAGGGCACTGCGGCCGATCTGATCAAGAAGGCCATGGTCGCCGTGCAGGCCAAGCTCGATGCGGAAAAGCCGGATGTGCTGGTCATCATGCAGGTGCATGACGAACTGGTGTTCGAGCTACCTGCTACCGAGCAAGACTGGGTGCGCAGCGAGATCCCGGCGATCATGGCCGGCGTGGCAGATCTGGCCGTGCCCTTGCTGGCCGAAATCGGCTTTGGCCCCAACTGGGAAAAGGCGCACTAA
- a CDS encoding UvrD-helicase domain-containing protein — MDSNDLFAPPDAAGDGHLPLLNGLNDEQLAAATLEGGHALILAGAGSGKTRVLTTRIAWLLQTGRATPGGILAVTFTNKAAKEMLSRLSTMLPINVRGMWIGTFHGLCNRMLRAHYKSANLPQAFQILDTQDQLSAVKRLCKQFQVDEEALPPKQLQYFISGCKEEGLRPSDVQARDTAERKKVELYQLYEEQCLREGVVDFGELMLRSYELLRDNLPIRQHYQHRFRHMMVDEFQDTNRLQYLWLKQLAGDMVAGQFQSHSSVIAVGDDDQSIYAFRGARVGNMQDFVREFDVRQQIKLEQNYRSYSNILDSANALISHNSNRLGKNLRTDQGPGEPVRVSESATDMAEAQWMVEEIKSLVKSDGFARSEIAVLYRSNAQSRILETSLFNAGVAYRVYGGLRFFERAEIKHALAYLRLLENPHDDTSFMRVVNFPPRGIGARTTEQLQEGAQAAGCSLYDAVTAVAGKAGTKLQAFVAMVDVLREETQGKTLRETIERMLVVSGLIEHYQSEKEGADRIDNLGELVTAAESFVTQEGFGKDAVAIPLDEQQAMGVPGSGQSPVSQGLDPDAPALDIQLPDAANPAMVNPDTGETLSPLVAFLTHAALEAGDNQAQAGQDAVQLMTVHASKGLEFDAVFIGGLEEGLFPHENAMTDTGGLEEERRLMYVAITRARKRLYLSTSQTRMLHGTTRYNVRSRFLDELPEEALKWLSPKHSGFGSGMGSLAYGGGAGRASSGGGYGDAAPNMWGKTPVPAQKAEPAHGIKKGANVFHNKFGEGKVLAVEGTGDDARAQVNFPRHGTKWLALSVAKLTVV; from the coding sequence ATGGATTCGAATGATTTGTTTGCGCCGCCAGATGCCGCTGGCGATGGGCATTTGCCGCTTCTCAATGGCCTCAACGACGAGCAGCTGGCCGCTGCCACCCTGGAGGGCGGCCATGCGCTGATTCTGGCCGGTGCCGGCTCGGGCAAGACGCGGGTGCTGACCACGCGCATCGCCTGGCTGCTGCAAACCGGCCGGGCCACGCCTGGCGGCATTTTGGCGGTGACCTTCACCAACAAGGCCGCCAAGGAGATGCTGAGCCGCCTGTCCACCATGCTGCCCATCAATGTGCGCGGCATGTGGATTGGCACTTTCCACGGGCTGTGCAACCGCATGCTGCGCGCGCATTACAAGTCGGCCAACCTGCCCCAGGCGTTCCAGATTCTCGACACCCAAGACCAGCTCTCGGCCGTCAAGCGGCTGTGCAAGCAGTTCCAGGTGGATGAGGAAGCGTTGCCGCCCAAGCAGCTGCAGTACTTCATCAGCGGTTGCAAGGAAGAGGGGCTGCGCCCGTCGGACGTGCAGGCGCGCGACACGGCCGAGCGCAAGAAGGTCGAGCTCTACCAGCTTTACGAAGAGCAATGCCTGCGCGAAGGCGTGGTCGATTTTGGCGAGCTGATGCTGCGCTCCTACGAGCTGCTGCGCGACAACCTGCCGATCCGCCAGCACTACCAGCACCGCTTTCGCCACATGATGGTTGATGAGTTCCAGGACACCAACCGCTTGCAGTACCTCTGGCTCAAACAGCTGGCGGGCGATATGGTGGCTGGCCAGTTCCAGTCGCACAGCAGCGTGATTGCGGTGGGCGATGACGACCAGAGCATCTACGCCTTCCGCGGTGCGCGCGTGGGCAATATGCAGGATTTTGTGCGGGAGTTCGATGTGCGCCAGCAGATCAAGCTGGAGCAGAACTACCGCAGCTACAGCAATATTCTCGACAGCGCCAATGCGCTGATCAGCCACAACAGCAACCGCCTGGGCAAGAACCTGCGCACCGACCAGGGCCCGGGCGAGCCGGTGCGCGTGTCCGAAAGCGCGACCGACATGGCCGAGGCGCAGTGGATGGTCGAAGAGATCAAGTCCCTGGTCAAAAGCGATGGCTTTGCGCGCAGCGAAATCGCCGTGCTCTACCGCAGCAATGCGCAGAGCCGGATTCTGGAAACCAGCCTGTTCAATGCCGGCGTGGCCTACCGCGTGTATGGCGGCTTGCGCTTTTTTGAACGGGCGGAAATCAAGCATGCGCTGGCCTATCTTCGCCTGCTCGAGAACCCGCATGACGACACCAGCTTTATGCGGGTGGTCAACTTTCCGCCGCGCGGCATTGGCGCCCGCACCACCGAGCAGTTGCAGGAAGGCGCGCAGGCCGCCGGCTGCTCGCTGTACGACGCGGTCACTGCAGTGGCCGGCAAGGCGGGCACCAAGCTGCAGGCTTTTGTGGCCATGGTCGATGTGCTGCGCGAGGAAACCCAGGGCAAGACCCTGCGCGAGACCATCGAGCGCATGCTGGTGGTCAGCGGCCTGATCGAGCACTACCAGAGCGAAAAAGAAGGCGCGGACCGCATCGACAACCTGGGCGAACTGGTGACCGCCGCCGAGAGCTTTGTCACCCAGGAGGGCTTTGGCAAGGATGCGGTGGCCATTCCGCTCGATGAGCAACAGGCCATGGGTGTGCCCGGCAGCGGGCAAAGCCCCGTCAGCCAGGGGCTGGACCCGGATGCACCAGCGCTTGATATCCAACTGCCTGATGCCGCCAACCCCGCCATGGTCAACCCCGACACCGGCGAGACCTTGTCACCGCTGGTCGCCTTTTTGACCCATGCGGCGCTGGAGGCGGGGGACAACCAGGCGCAAGCGGGCCAGGATGCCGTGCAGCTGATGACGGTGCATGCCAGCAAGGGCCTGGAATTTGATGCGGTGTTTATCGGCGGGCTGGAAGAGGGCCTTTTCCCCCACGAGAACGCGATGACCGACACCGGCGGGCTGGAGGAAGAGCGCCGCCTGATGTATGTGGCCATCACCCGGGCGCGCAAGCGCCTGTACCTGAGCACCTCGCAGACCCGCATGCTCCACGGCACCACGCGCTACAACGTGCGCAGCCGCTTCCTGGATGAGCTGCCCGAAGAGGCGCTCAAATGGCTGTCGCCCAAGCATTCGGGCTTTGGCAGCGGCATGGGCAGCTTGGCCTATGGCGGCGGTGCTGGCCGCGCATCCAGCGGCGGCGGCTATGGCGATGCAGCCCCCAATATGTGGGGCAAAACCCCCGTGCCGGCACAGAAGGCCGAGCCTGCGCATGGCATCAAAAAGGGTGCCAATGTCTTCCACAACAAGTTTGGCGAAGGCAAGGTGCTGGCGGTGGAAGGCACGGGCGACGATGCCCGCGCGCAGGTGAACTTTCCGCGCCATGGCACCAAGTGGCTGGCGCTGTCGGTGGCCAAGCTGACGGTGGTGTGA
- a CDS encoding sensor histidine kinase, whose translation MPATSTNPAPREAIVGTAYVFDACTASVIGRTVALVETVVAIAAAFGANGLADWFFQLALLTAVVLPASLLWLVLACQQKKQLQRCSTQLQYLAGAALGVACGLLAAMLYQWATLSAQTAWLASATAGGFLAAMVVVGLQWRAQARTPAATTARLAELQARIRPHFLFNALNSAIALVQDHPHKAEAMLEDLSDLFRHALTEKREASTLAEEVMLARRYLSIEQIRFDDRMAVRWNLDSRADTATVPPLFLQPLVENAVKHGIEPSHGHGRISIATRRRGNMVQIQIINTTPRPFSSPQPERRAGTGTAVLNVKKRLRLLYDLEYDFKASSKDGIYMVRISIPA comes from the coding sequence ATGCCAGCAACATCAACTAATCCTGCCCCGCGCGAAGCCATCGTCGGCACGGCCTATGTGTTTGATGCCTGCACTGCCAGCGTGATCGGCCGCACCGTGGCCCTGGTCGAGACCGTGGTGGCGATTGCCGCCGCCTTTGGCGCCAACGGCTTGGCCGATTGGTTCTTTCAGCTGGCCCTGCTCACCGCCGTGGTGCTGCCCGCCAGCCTGCTGTGGCTGGTGCTGGCCTGCCAGCAAAAAAAGCAGCTGCAGCGCTGCAGCACGCAGTTGCAGTACCTGGCCGGGGCCGCGCTGGGCGTGGCCTGCGGGCTGCTGGCGGCCATGCTGTACCAGTGGGCCACCTTGTCCGCACAAACCGCCTGGCTGGCCAGCGCCACGGCCGGCGGCTTTTTGGCGGCCATGGTGGTGGTGGGCCTGCAGTGGCGTGCCCAGGCCCGCACACCGGCAGCCACCACTGCCCGCCTGGCCGAGCTGCAGGCGCGCATCCGGCCGCATTTTCTCTTCAATGCGCTCAACAGCGCCATCGCATTGGTGCAGGACCATCCGCATAAAGCCGAGGCCATGCTGGAGGACCTGAGCGACCTCTTCCGCCATGCGCTGACCGAAAAGCGCGAGGCGTCGACCTTGGCCGAAGAGGTGATGCTGGCGCGGCGCTACCTGTCGATTGAGCAAATCCGCTTTGACGACCGCATGGCGGTGCGCTGGAACCTGGACTCGCGCGCCGACACCGCCACCGTGCCACCGCTGTTTCTGCAGCCGCTGGTGGAAAACGCCGTCAAGCATGGTATCGAGCCCAGCCACGGCCATGGCCGCATCAGCATTGCCACGCGCCGCCGGGGCAATATGGTGCAGATCCAGATCATCAACACCACACCGCGCCCCTTCAGCAGCCCGCAGCCCGAGCGCCGCGCCGGCACCGGCACGGCCGTGCTGAATGTGAAAAAGCGCCTGCGTCTGCTCTACGACCTGGAGTACGACTTCAAGGCCAGCAGCAAGGATGGCATCTACATGGTGCGCATCAGCATTCCGGCTTGA
- a CDS encoding homoserine kinase, which yields MAVFTEVSDKAAKALLKRVPLGDFVSLRGIEGGIENTNYFLTTSQGEYVLTLFERLRADQLPFYLYLMKHLAKAGVPVPEPQADGRTGDILLQVEGKPAAIVGKLPGKSQLAPQAAHCQSLGEVLAKMHQAGVDYPRQQPNLRGLPWWNETVPVVLPYLDTATAELLRSELAYQNHVAQSSAYTALPRGPVHADLFRDNAMFEGETLTGIFDFYFAGVDTWLFDIAVVINDWCIDLATGAIDKPRADALLAAYQAVRPLQACERELLNAMLRAGALRFWISRLWDFYLPREASLLKPHDPTHFERVLRERLATPYQLV from the coding sequence ATGGCTGTTTTCACCGAAGTTTCCGACAAGGCTGCGAAAGCCTTGCTCAAACGCGTCCCGCTGGGCGATTTCGTCTCCTTGCGCGGTATTGAAGGCGGTATTGAAAACACCAACTACTTTCTGACCACCAGCCAGGGCGAGTATGTATTGACCCTGTTCGAGCGCCTGCGCGCCGACCAGCTGCCTTTCTACCTCTACCTGATGAAGCACCTGGCCAAGGCTGGCGTGCCCGTGCCCGAGCCCCAGGCCGATGGCAGGACCGGCGATATCCTGCTGCAGGTCGAAGGCAAGCCCGCCGCCATCGTCGGCAAGCTGCCCGGCAAGAGCCAGCTGGCGCCCCAGGCAGCGCATTGCCAATCGCTGGGCGAGGTGCTCGCCAAGATGCACCAGGCAGGTGTCGACTACCCGCGCCAGCAGCCCAATTTGCGTGGCCTGCCCTGGTGGAACGAGACGGTGCCGGTGGTGCTGCCCTACCTGGATACCGCCACTGCCGAGCTGCTGCGCAGCGAGCTGGCCTACCAAAACCATGTGGCGCAAAGTTCGGCCTATACCGCACTGCCGCGCGGCCCGGTGCATGCCGACCTGTTCCGAGACAACGCCATGTTCGAAGGCGAAACGCTGACGGGCATCTTTGACTTCTACTTTGCCGGTGTCGATACCTGGCTGTTCGATATTGCCGTGGTCATCAATGACTGGTGCATCGACCTGGCCACCGGCGCCATCGACAAGCCCCGCGCCGATGCGCTGCTGGCCGCCTACCAGGCTGTGCGCCCGCTGCAGGCCTGCGAGCGCGAACTGCTCAACGCCATGCTGCGCGCCGGCGCACTGCGCTTCTGGATCTCGCGGCTCTGGGATTTTTACCTGCCGCGCGAGGCCTCGCTGCTCAAGCCCCACGACCCGACCCACTTCGAGCGGGTGCTGCGCGAACGCCTGGCCACGCCTTACCAACTGGTTTGA